GTTCGAGGAGGCCTTTGCCAGGCTGGCCGGGGCGGGGCTGCCGTTTTACGAGGTTTCCAACTTTGCCCGGCCGGGGCGGGAGTCCCGGCATAACCGGGCCTACTGGCTGGGAGCGGGGTATCTGGGGCTGGGTCCCAGCGCCTACGCGACGGTGGGCGGCGCGCGCTGGCAGAATGTCCGGGACACGGCGCGCTACGTGGCGCAGGTGGAGGCCGGGCGGCTGCCGGTGGAGTTGGCGGAGCGGGAGGAATTCTCCCCGGAGATTCATTTGCGGGAGAAGATCCTCTTTGGCCTCCGCATGCGGGAAGGGGTCCCGGCGGCGCTTCTTCAGGGGTTTGAGAAACCCGCGCAGGAGGCGGTGGAGGAAGGCCTGGCGGTTTGGGAGGAGGAGCGCCTGAAGCTGACGCCGCGCGGGCGCCTGGTGGCGGACGGGGTGGCGGGTCTTTTCGTTTAGCCGATCAGCCCGCGACGGTGATCTGCTGGCCGCCCGCGCCGGGGGGGGCGATGTTCCAGGACCGCTGCGCGTTCTGCCAGGGGCTGGCGTTCTGCTGCGGCGCGGCCTGGCGTTCCTGGGCGACGGTTTGGGCCGGGGCGGGAGCGGTTTCCTGCGCGGGCGCCTGCTGCTGGCGGCTTTCCGCGCGTGCGGCGGCGGGGGCCTGCTGCGGCGGTTGTTGCTGCGGCGCGGCGGCGGCCTTTTCCTGTTTGCCCAGGAAGCCTTCGACGAGGCTGAGGACGAATCCCAGGATCATTTTCAATTCCTGCTGGGTGTCGGAGTTGAAGAATTGGGAGAGGCCGGAGAGGGCTTGGCCGGGCTTTCCGCCGAGCCATTCTCCGGCGCGGCTGGCGGCGGAGGCCACGCGGTTTTGTTCCGGCATGGCGACGTTCAGGCGGGCCGTCGGCTCCGCGTGGTCCTGGAGGCTGCCCATGGGGCGGCCGAAGCCGCAGAATTGCCCTTTCACGCGGCCCAGGCCGTTCTGGTAGCCGCCCTTGGTCTGGTTGGGGTCGAAGACGTAGATGTCCGGGCCGCTGCCCGCCGGATTGCAGGCGCCGTGGGACTGCTGGGAGCCCGACATGAGCATCTGGCCTTTTTCGTTCTGGCCCAGGTAGATCATGACGTGGGTGACGTCCGATCCGCGGGAGGGGTCCGGGCGGTAGGTGTTGGAGAAGAAGATGAGGTCGCCCGGTTTCATCTCCCGGGCCAGTGCCTGGGAATTGACTTGGCCGGAGCCGTCCCGGGGCGGACCGGCGACTTTTCCCTGCCGGTAGAGGTTTACGAATTGGTCCGAGGCGGTCTGGCCGATGTTGATCCCGGCCACGCGCTCATAGAGGCGGCGGGTGGTGCCGGAGCAGTCCCAGTTGCCCCAGGTATATGGGAGTCCTTGGGCAGCAAGGGATTGCGTCTCCTTCAGGAAGCCCTGTTGGAGGTCGGCGGAGGAAAGAGAAGGGGCCGGATCTGCCATAACTGCTGCGTTAACAAGGTGTTAAGCAGCGGCCATGCCAGCCGGCCCCTCTCTTGTAGATCTTAGCCTTAGACGGCGGCTTTCTGCTCGGCGCGGCGGCGCTGGTTGGGGTCCAGGATCTTCTTGCGCATGCGGAGCTTGGTCGGGGTCGCTTCGACGTATTCGTCGTTGGCGATGTACTCGAGGGACCGTTCCAGGGTCAGGATGCGGGGGCTGGCGAGCTGGATGCCCTTGCCGTCGCCCTGGGAGCGCATGTTGGTCAGCGCCTTGGCTTTGCAGGGGTTGACGCTCATGTCGTCCGGGCGGGCGTTCTCGCCCACGATCATGCCTTCGTAGATATCCTCGCCGGGGCCGACGAAGAGGGTGCCGCGCTCCTGGATGTTGTTCAGGGCGAACGCGGTCGACTCGCCGCCTTCCATGGAAACGAGGACGCCGTTCTGGCGGGTGCTGATTTCGCCGCGCTTCGGGCCGTATTCCTTGAAGATGTGGCTCATGATGCCGGTGCCGCGGGTGAGGTTCACCAGGTCGGTCTCGAAGCCGATGAGGCCGCGCGTGGGGATGACGCCCTCGATGAGGACGGTCTTCGTGGCGTGCTTCATGTCGGTGATTTCCGCCTTGCGGGCGGAGAGGGCCTGGAGGATGTCGCCCAGGTTTTCCTGGGGGATGTCGACGTAGATGTTCTCGATCGGCTCCAGGACGTTGCCCTGCGCGTCCTTCTCAAAGATGACTTCCGGGCGGGAGACCATGAGCTCGAAGCCTTCGCGGCGCATCTGCTCGACGAGGACGGCGATCTGCATTTCGCCGCGGGCGCTCACCTCGAAGGCGGCGGCGCTGTCCGTGTCCTTCACGATGAGGCTGACGTTGGTCCGGGTCTCCTTGACGAGGCGGTCGCGGATGTGGCGGGCGGTGAGGAACTTGCCCTCGCGGCCGGCCAGGGGGGAGTCGTTGACCAGCAGCTGCATCTTGATGGTGGGCGGGTCGATGTCGACGAAGGGCAGGGGCTCGCGCTCCTCCTTGTCGGTCAGGGTCTCGCCGATGTAGACCTCTTCGATGCCGGCGATGCCGACGATGTTGCCGGCGTGGGCTTCGGGGATTTCGATCTTTTGCAGGCCGGCGTGGGACATGATCTGGGTGACCTTGCCCTTGCTCTTGCGGCCGTCCTTGTGGAGGCAGACGATGGGGTCGCCCACTTTGACGCTGCCGCCGTAGATTTTGCCCAGGGCGATGCGGCCGACGTATTCGCTGTAGTCCAGGTTGGCGACGAGCAGCTCGAAGTGCTTGCTGGAGTCGGCCTGCGGGGGCGGGATCTTTTCGATGATGGTGTCGTAGAGGGCGGTCATGCCCGCGTTGCGGATCTCGTCGGTGAGCTGGCCGTCCCAGGTCTTGCTGGCGAAGCCGACTTTTCCGGAGGCGTAGACGATGGGGAAGTCGAGCTGCTCGTCGGTGGCGTTGAGTTCCAGGAAGAGCTCGAAGACCATGTCGAGGACGATGTTGGGGCGGGCGTTCTCGCGGTCGACCTTGTTGAGGACGACGATGGGCTTGGCGCCGACGGCCAGGGCTTTCTTGAGCACGAATTTGGTCTGGGCCTGCGGGCCGTCGAGGGAGTCGACGACGAGGAGCACGCCGTCGACCATCTTCAGGCTGCGCTCCACTTCGCCGCCGAAGTCGGCGTGGCCCGGGGTGTCGACGATGTTGACGTGGTAGTCTTTGTACTGGAAGGCGGCGTTCTTGGCCCGGATGGTGATGCCCTTTTCCCGTTCCAGGTCCATGGAGTCCATGACGCGCTCGGCAACCTGCTGGTTGGAGCGGAAGGTGCCCGACT
This DNA window, taken from Verrucomicrobium sp., encodes the following:
- a CDS encoding NlpC/P60 family protein, coding for MADPAPSLSSADLQQGFLKETQSLAAQGLPYTWGNWDCSGTTRRLYERVAGINIGQTASDQFVNLYRQGKVAGPPRDGSGQVNSQALAREMKPGDLIFFSNTYRPDPSRGSDVTHVMIYLGQNEKGQMLMSGSQQSHGACNPAGSGPDIYVFDPNQTKGGYQNGLGRVKGQFCGFGRPMGSLQDHAEPTARLNVAMPEQNRVASAASRAGEWLGGKPGQALSGLSQFFNSDTQQELKMILGFVLSLVEGFLGKQEKAAAAPQQQPPQQAPAAARAESRQQQAPAQETAPAPAQTVAQERQAAPQQNASPWQNAQRSWNIAPPGAGGQQITVAG
- the typA gene encoding translational GTPase TypA, with the protein product MEKIRNIAIIAHVDHGKTTMVDQLLRQSGTFRSNQQVAERVMDSMDLEREKGITIRAKNAAFQYKDYHVNIVDTPGHADFGGEVERSLKMVDGVLLVVDSLDGPQAQTKFVLKKALAVGAKPIVVLNKVDRENARPNIVLDMVFELFLELNATDEQLDFPIVYASGKVGFASKTWDGQLTDEIRNAGMTALYDTIIEKIPPPQADSSKHFELLVANLDYSEYVGRIALGKIYGGSVKVGDPIVCLHKDGRKSKGKVTQIMSHAGLQKIEIPEAHAGNIVGIAGIEEVYIGETLTDKEEREPLPFVDIDPPTIKMQLLVNDSPLAGREGKFLTARHIRDRLVKETRTNVSLIVKDTDSAAAFEVSARGEMQIAVLVEQMRREGFELMVSRPEVIFEKDAQGNVLEPIENIYVDIPQENLGDILQALSARKAEITDMKHATKTVLIEGVIPTRGLIGFETDLVNLTRGTGIMSHIFKEYGPKRGEISTRQNGVLVSMEGGESTAFALNNIQERGTLFVGPGEDIYEGMIVGENARPDDMSVNPCKAKALTNMRSQGDGKGIQLASPRILTLERSLEYIANDEYVEATPTKLRMRKKILDPNQRRRAEQKAAV